Genomic window (Saccharothrix australiensis):
TGCAACTAAGGTGCGCCGAAACCGGGTGCTGATCACAGGACTTCTTGCGAAGATCGGGAATGTGCAGGCGCTGACCGCTCGCGGCATCACGTTGTCGCTCGGACCGAGGACCGTCCTCCGGGGAGTGGACCTGGACGTCGGCGCGGGTCAGCGCGTCGGCCTGGTCGCGCCGAACGGGGTGGGCAAGTCCACCCTGCTCCGCGTGCTGGCCGGTGAGCTGACGCCCGACGAGGGCGTCGTCACCGCGCGCGGCGCGGTGGCCCACCTGACCCAGGAGACGACCGTCGAGCCGGGCGAGGCGCTGCGCGCCCACCTGGCTCGGCGGACCGGCGTCGCGCGGGTGGTCCGGCGGTTCGACGAGGCGACCCGCGCCCTGGCCGCCGGCGAACCGGGCGCCGACGACGCCTACGCCCGCGCGTTCGACGCCTGGACCGCCGCCGGCGCGGCGGACTTCGACGAGCGCGCCGACGAGGTCTGCGAGCGCCTCGGCCTGCCCGCCGGCCTGCTGGACGGCGAGCGCACCCTCTCCGGCGGGCAGTCGGCGCGGCTGCGCCTGGCGTCGGTGCTGCTCGTGCGCGCGGACGTGCTGCTGCTGGACGAGCCGACCAACGACCTGGACGCGGCGGGCCTCGCGCTGCTGGAGGACCACGTGCTGGGCAGCCCGGCGGCGATGGTCCTGGTCAGCCACGACCGCGAGTTCCTGGCCAGGACCGCGACGGCGATCGCCGAGCTGGACGAGTTCACCCACGGCCTGACCGTCTTCGGCGGCGGCTGGGACGCCTACGTGGCCGAGCAGGCGTCGGCGCGGCGCAAGGCGCGCGAGGAGTACGAGACCTACGCGGCCAAGCGCGACCACCTCGTGCAGCGCGCCCGCCAGGCCCGCGAGTGGTCCAGGGCGGGCGTGCGCCGCAACGCGAAGTCCGACGAGCGCGACAAGAACATCAAGTTCGCCCGCAAGCAGGGCGCGGAGAACACGGCGGGCAAGGCGTCCGCGGTGGACCGGGCGCTGGAGCGGCTGGAGGAGGTCGAGGAGCCCCGCGAGCCGTGGGAGCTGCGCCTGGCCCTGCCCACGGCCGGCCGCGGCAGCCAGGTCGCGTTCACGCTGCGGGACGCGGTCGTCAGCCGGGGCGACGTCACCCTCGGCCCGATCGACCTGACCGTCGGCGCGGGCGAGCGCTGGCGCATCACCGGTCCCAACGGGTCGGGCAAGTCGACCCTGCTGGCCGCCCTCCTGGGCCGCCTGCCCCTGCGCTCGGGCGAGCGCGGCCAGGGCGCGTCGGTGGTGGTCGGCGAGGTCGACCAGGTGCGGGCGTCGTTCGCGACGGACGCGCCCGCGCTCGCCGTCGTCGCGGAGGCGACCGGCCTGCCGGAGGTCGAGGTGCGGACCCTGCTGGCCAAGTTCCGGGTGGGCGCGGACGCCGTCCTCCGCCCCGCGCGCACCCTGTCGCCCGGCGAGCGCACCAGGGCGTGCCTGGCCGTGCTCCAGGCGAGGGGCACCACCTGCCTGGTCCTGGACGAGCCGACGAACCACCTCGACCTGCCCGCCATCGAGCAGTTGGAACAGGCCCTGGAGACCTACGGCGGAACCCTGCTCCTGGTGACCCACGACCGGCGACTGGCCGACGCGGTGGGGGTTGACCACACGCTCGACGTGCGGACCCTGGCAAGATGACCGCATGGGCACCGAGGAGGACTGGCCGATCGAGCAGACGTGGTCACTGCGCAACACGCACTGGCACGCCTATGTGGAACACACGTCCCTCGACCACGCCTCCCCGCGGCAGGAACGCCTGGAGCGCACGCCGGAGGAGGTCCTGACCACGCCGACGGAGGTGGCGGCCTGGCTGGAGGTCAACCTCCGCAGCGCCACCAAGCCGGAAGAGGCGGGCAAGAAGCGCACGAAGGACGACCGCGACTTCTCCGACTCGAACCGCGTGCACACCTCCCTGGCGTCGGCGGGCGAGTCGATCTACACCGGCGTCAAGGGCATGCTGACCCTGGCGGTGGAGGCCGTGACCCCGGACGAGTGCCGCAGCTCCCACGACGGCGCGGACGTGGCCCCCCTGAAAGCCGGCCGCCGCCGCTGACCCCGGCTCCCTCGCTCGTGCCACCGCCGGCACGGACCACGGTCGAGCGTGTCATCCCCGTATGGCCTGCCCGCAGGGAACCGCGCTTGTCCGGCCAGGTCAAGCACGCTTTCCGCTTGACCTGGCCGGACAAGCGCGGTTGTCTTCAGACCAGGCCATACGGGGATGACACGCGCAAAGCTTCAAGCGAAGCTTGAAGCTTTGCCCCCATCCTCGGTGGCCGGCCCGTCCGGCGAGGACGCTTTTCCAGCTTTGACCAGGACCCGAGCCGCTCCAGCTCGTTCTTCGACCAATCCGCGCCGCCCCTACAACCCGACCGGCCACGTGTGCACGGGCTCCCCGCCGTGCATCAACTCGACGTACTGCCCCAACATCGCGCTCAACGCGCCTTGCCGGTCCACCCCGCGCGACTCCAACAACGCCACCGTCTCGCGCTGCCACTGCGACCCCGTCCGCCGGGACAGGCACCGGGCCTCGATCACCCCCAGGTACCGCTCCCGCGCCGAGTCCGACACACCGCACGCCTGCAACCCCTCGTGCGCCAGCGGCAGCAGCCGGCGCAGCACCAGCTCGTCCGGCGGCACCCACCCGATGCCGGGCCAGTACAGCTGCGCGCCCATGCCGTGCCGAGACCCGGCGTACAGGTTCTCCTCCGCCGCGTGGAACGACATCTGCGTCCACAGTGGACGCTCCAAAGTAGTCAATGCCCGTTGCGCGCCGTAGAAGAAGGCGGCGTTGGCCATCGTGTCGAGCACCGTCGGACCGGCGGGCAGCACCCGGTTCTCCACGCGCAGGTGCGGCACCCCGTCCACCACGTCGTACACGGGCCGGTTCCAGCGCCACACGGTCCCGTTGTGCAGCCTCAGTTCCGTCAGCGACGGCGTGCCGCCTCCGTCGAGCACCTCCAACGGGTCCTCGTCGCCGGTTTCCGGCAGCAGGGCCGGGAAGTACCGGACGTTCTCCTCGAACAGGTCGAAGATCGAGGTGATCCACCGCTCGCCGAACCACACCCGCGGTCGCACGCCCTGGTTCTTCAGCTCCGGCGTCCGGGTGTCGGTGGCTTGCAGGAACAGCGGTATGCGCGTCTCGTGCCACAGCGCCTTGCCCAGCAGGAAGGGGGAGTTGGCCGCGATCGCGACCTGCACGCCTGCCAGCGCCTGCGCCGCGTTCCAGTGCGCGGCGAAGTCGTCCGGCGCGACCTGGAGGTGCAGCTGCACCGACGTGCAGGCGGCCTCCGGCACGATGGACTCCGCGTAGCTGAGCAACCGCTCCGCCGGTGACCCGCCCGGCATGGGCGAACCCTCCATCGACAGCACCGTCTCCTCGCCGCGCGCGGCGAGGATCTGGTCGTTGAGCAGGCCGTAGCGCGGGCTGTTCGACAGCCACCGCCGGTCGAAGTGCTCGTGCCGCAACGTGGGCAGCACGCCGATCATGACGATCGAGGTGCCCGCGTCGTGCGCCTTGACGTCCGCCGACGCCAGCGTGTCGCACAGCTCCTTCTCCAGGTCCAGCGTCTCGTTCCCGGCGAGTTCGCGCGGCGGGACGTTGACCTCCAGGTTGTGCTGCCCCAGCTCCAGGGTGAAGGACGGGTCGCCGATCTTCTCCAGCACCTCGGCGTTGGCCATCGCGGGCCGGCAGTCGTCGTAGACCAGGTTCAGCTCGATCTCCAGGCCCATCTGCTGGCGGGGGAAGGAGAAGCTGTCCTCGGCCAACATGGTTCCCAGCGCGTCCAGGCACCGCTGGACCCGCTCGCGGTAGCGCTGCCGGTCCTCCCTGGTGAACGTCCGACTGGACACATTGCTACCCATGCCGCCTCCCAATCGGTCGGGCTGCTCCGGCGGGCTCAGCGGAGCCCAACCGTGACACAGCGCCCCCCGACCCGCCAGCGTCCAAATCGGTGCTCTCTGTCACATCGCAGTAACAATGAGCGAGAAGACGCAGGTTGGAGGCTTGTGGTTCGGCCCTCTGGACTACGAGCAGTGTTCACATGTCGAGAAGTGGGACACTTTCGGGGTGATCGAGATCGACGACCCGGCGGACCCGCGACTGGACGACTTCCGGGACCTGTCGACGGCCGACCGGAGGCCCGACCGGCCCGGTGGCCGGGGACTGGTGATCGCCGAGGGCGTGGTCGTCGTCGAGCGGTTGCTCGCCTCGCCGTACCCCGTCCGGGCGTTCCTGGGCGTCCGCCGCCGGATCGAGGCGTTGGGCGACCTGCCCGCGCCCGCGTACGTGGCGTCGGCCGACGTCATGGCCGAGGTGGTGGGCTTCCACCTCAACCGGGGCGTGCTGGCGGCGGCCGACCGGGCGCCGCAGCCCGCCGCCGGCGAACTCGCCCGCACCGCGCGCCGGCTGGCCGTCCTGGAAGGCGTTGGCGACCACGAGAACCTGGGTTCGCTGTTCCGCAACGCGGCGGCGCTCGGCATCGACGGCGTCCTGCTCGGACCGGGGTGCAGCGACCCGCTGTACCGGCGCAGCGTGCGGGTCTCGATGGGGCACGTCCTGCGGGTGCCGTTCGCCCACCTGCCGGATCTCGCGGGTGGGATGGACATGTTGC
Coding sequences:
- a CDS encoding ABC-F family ATP-binding cassette domain-containing protein: MLITGLLAKIGNVQALTARGITLSLGPRTVLRGVDLDVGAGQRVGLVAPNGVGKSTLLRVLAGELTPDEGVVTARGAVAHLTQETTVEPGEALRAHLARRTGVARVVRRFDEATRALAAGEPGADDAYARAFDAWTAAGAADFDERADEVCERLGLPAGLLDGERTLSGGQSARLRLASVLLVRADVLLLDEPTNDLDAAGLALLEDHVLGSPAAMVLVSHDREFLARTATAIAELDEFTHGLTVFGGGWDAYVAEQASARRKAREEYETYAAKRDHLVQRARQAREWSRAGVRRNAKSDERDKNIKFARKQGAENTAGKASAVDRALERLEEVEEPREPWELRLALPTAGRGSQVAFTLRDAVVSRGDVTLGPIDLTVGAGERWRITGPNGSGKSTLLAALLGRLPLRSGERGQGASVVVGEVDQVRASFATDAPALAVVAEATGLPEVEVRTLLAKFRVGADAVLRPARTLSPGERTRACLAVLQARGTTCLVLDEPTNHLDLPAIEQLEQALETYGGTLLLVTHDRRLADAVGVDHTLDVRTLAR
- a CDS encoding glutamate-cysteine ligase family protein; translation: MGSNVSSRTFTREDRQRYRERVQRCLDALGTMLAEDSFSFPRQQMGLEIELNLVYDDCRPAMANAEVLEKIGDPSFTLELGQHNLEVNVPPRELAGNETLDLEKELCDTLASADVKAHDAGTSIVMIGVLPTLRHEHFDRRWLSNSPRYGLLNDQILAARGEETVLSMEGSPMPGGSPAERLLSYAESIVPEAACTSVQLHLQVAPDDFAAHWNAAQALAGVQVAIAANSPFLLGKALWHETRIPLFLQATDTRTPELKNQGVRPRVWFGERWITSIFDLFEENVRYFPALLPETGDEDPLEVLDGGGTPSLTELRLHNGTVWRWNRPVYDVVDGVPHLRVENRVLPAGPTVLDTMANAAFFYGAQRALTTLERPLWTQMSFHAAEENLYAGSRHGMGAQLYWPGIGWVPPDELVLRRLLPLAHEGLQACGVSDSARERYLGVIEARCLSRRTGSQWQRETVALLESRGVDRQGALSAMLGQYVELMHGGEPVHTWPVGL
- a CDS encoding TrmH family RNA methyltransferase, with the protein product MIEIDDPADPRLDDFRDLSTADRRPDRPGGRGLVIAEGVVVVERLLASPYPVRAFLGVRRRIEALGDLPAPAYVASADVMAEVVGFHLNRGVLAAADRAPQPAAGELARTARRLAVLEGVGDHENLGSLFRNAAALGIDGVLLGPGCSDPLYRRSVRVSMGHVLRVPFAHLPDLAGGMDMLRHNGFTVAALTPRPSATSLADAGLRHRRVAVLLGSEGPGLTEEAIAAADVAVRIPMASGVDSLNVATAAAIAFYAIA